CCGGTGATCATGGCGACGGTGACGCCGCGGGCGTGCAGTGCGTCGACCGCCTGGCGGGACTCGGGCCGGATGCCGTCCTCCAGCGCGAACGTGCCGAGCACCTGCCCGCCGCGGAGTACGTGCAGCACCGTGGCGCCGCGCTCGGCCCAGGCGGCGGTCTCGCGGGCGAGTCCCTCGGGCAGCTGGGTCCGCTCGGCGCGCAGCAGCGCGGGCCCGCCGACGCTCACCGTCTCCCCGTCGACGCTCGCCTGCACGCCGCGCCCGGTCAGCGAACGGAAGTCGCTCGCCCGGTACGCCGCGCTGTCGCCGGATCCAAACCCCGAAAGTTGTCGGTCTGCGGCGCCGATACCGGCAATTTTCGGGGTTTCGACTGCGGCGGGGGTGGCGGCGGCGCGCACGATGGCGCGGGCGAACGGATGCTCGGAGTCCGCCTCGACGGCGGCCGCGAGGGCGAGCAGCGTCTCGCGCGTCAGACCCGCGCCCGCGGGGGCGGAGTGGGCGGCATCCGGGGTCGGCGCCTGCGGCGCGGTCGGGAGCGCGCCCGCGGAGGCGGACGCGGGGGCGGCGACCGCGACATCCGTGACCGTCGGCTGGCCGAGCGTGAGGGTGCCGGTCTTGTCGAAGAGCACCACGTCGATGGTGCGCATGCGTTCCAGTGCGAGCCGGTTCTTCACCAGCACGCCCGCGCGGGCGGCGCGCTCGGTCGAGATCGCGATCACCAGCGGGATCGCGAGGCCGAGGGCGTGCGGGCAGGCGATCACGAGAACGGTGACGGTGCGGGTGACGGCGTCGTCGAGGTTGCCGACGAAGGCCCACACCACGAAGGTGACGATGCCGGCGGCTGCCGCGTAGTAGAAGAGGAGCGCCGCGGCGCGGTCGGCGAGGGCCTGGGCGCGCGAGGAGGAGTTCTGGGCGTCCGCCACGAGTCGGCGGATGCCCGCCAGCGCGGTATCGTCGCCGATCGCCGTCACGCGCACGCGCAGCGCACTGTCGGTGGCGACGGTTCCCGCGACGACACGGTCACCCGTCGTGCGTCGCACGGCTTTCGACTCGCCGGTGATCATGGATTCGTCGACCGCCGCCGTACCGTCGACGACGGTTCCGTCGGCGGGGATGCGCGCGCCGGAGCGCACGAGCACGACGTCGCCGGTCGCCAGGTCGCCGATGGGAACCTCCTCGGTGGCGGTGGCGGTGGCGGTGGCGGTGGCGGTGGCGGTGGCGGTGGCGGTGGCAGCGCCGGCGGCCGTGGCTGCACTTTCACCCGTCACGCGCTCTGCCGTGTCGGGGAGCAGGGCCGCGAGGGCGTCGAGGGCCCCGGATGCCGCACCCAGAGCCCGCATCTCGACCCAGTGGCCCAGCAGCATGATGACCACGAGCAGGGCCAGTTCCCACCAGAAGTCGAGGTCGAAGGAGCTGATCCTGAGGGTGGTGATCCACGAGGCGACGAAGGCCACGGTGATGGCCATCGCGATGAGGAGCATCATGCCCGGGCGGCGCGAACGCAGTTCGGAGAGGCCGCCGGTGAGGAACGGTGCCCCGCCGTAGACGAAGATGACGGTGCCGAGCACGGGGGAGATGAGGGTGGCGCCCGGGAAGTCGGGCACGGAGTAGCCGAGCAGCTGGCTGAACATCGAACTGAAGAACACGGTCGGCAGCGCGAGCACGAGGGTGATCCAGAACTTGGTGCGGAACTGCGCGGCGTGATCGCCGTGGCCCGCGTGCCCGCCGTGGCCCATGTGGTCGTGCCCGCCGTGACCGGCGTGGGCGTCGTGACTCGCGTGATCCATCTGGTCGTGGTCGTGCCCAGCAGGCGAGACGTGATCGTCGTGCCCAGCGTGTTCGTGCGCACCCGGAATGGTCATGTTCGCCCTTCGACCACTCCAGCATACCCCCCAGGGGTATCCGATGAAGGGCCCAAGACCGGACCCCGTGTGAGTTTCCACATCTTTTTCCCGCCCCGGCTCCGCCTCCGACGCGGGCGAGCCAGCATAATCAGAACGGAGAGGTGATTCGTGAGACTGCTGATTGTCGAAGACGAAGACGAGATGGGGCGCCTGCTGGTCAAGGGGCTCGTGGCCGAAGGCTACGAGGTCGACCGGGTGGCCAATGGTGTCGACGGTCTCATCTCGGTCAGCACCGAGACCTACTCCGCGGCGATCGTCGATGTGATGCTCCCGGGAATGTCCGGTTTCGAGTTCTGCCGCCACATGCGCGAGCAGAGCTCCTCCGTCCCCATCCTGCTGCTCACCGCCCGCGACGACGTCGACGACCGGGTGAAAGGTCTGGATGCCGGGGCCGACGACTATCTCACGAAACCGTTCGCGTTCGTGGAGCTGACGGCGCGCATCCGGGCCCTGCTGAGACGCGAGAGCGTCGGGCCGCAGCTCTCGCTCACGGTCGGTTCGCTCGTCGTCGACAGTCACAACCGCAAGGCGATCGTCGGGAACGCCACACTTTCGCTCAGCCCCAAGGAGTTCGACCTGCTGCGCCTGCTCGCCGGCCGGCCGGGCGTCACCATGAGCCGCACCGAGATCCTCGACGAGGTCTGGGGTCGCACCGAACACATCGACGCGAACGTCGTCGACCAGTACGTGAGCTACCTGCGGCGAAAGCTCGATCCGCTCGGCTCCGACGTGTCGATCGCCACACGCCGCGGTGTCGGCTACGGGCTCGAGGTCGCCGAGTGAGCCGCGTGGGCCGCGCCCGCCGAGTGGGCACAGCGGGCCGGTGACGGCGTGAGGCTCGCCCGACGCCTCTCCATCAGAGTGCGGCTGACCGTCGGCACCCTGGTCATCGCGGGGGTCTTCTTCGCGGGAACGGCCGTGGTCGTGCACCGGCAGGTCGACTCGATCCTCCGCAGCTCCTCGGTGATGCTGCTCGAGGGCGACCTCGCCCAGTACCAGCAGGAGATCGCCGACGGCCGATCGTCGAACCTCGACACCCCCGCCCAGGGCCAGCTCGTCGCGGTCATCGACCCGGTCGGGCGGGTGATGCAGTCGTCGCTGCCCGCCGAACTCGAGCCGCAGCTGTCGGCGCTCGCTGCTGCCGGAACCGCGGTGCAGGATGTTCGGACCCCCGCCGCGCGATACCTCGTCCTGGCCCGCCAGGTGTCGTCGAGCGATGGCGTCTGGAGTGTCGTGACGGCGCGCAATGAGGCGGCGTCGAGTCTCTCGCTCGACAACCTCACCCGCGCGCTGGCGTGGGGACTGGTCATCCTGACACTGCTCTTCGGGGTCGGGTCGTGGCTTCTCGCCTCTGCGGCACTCCGGCCCGTGTCGGCCATGCGGCGCACTGCCGAGCGGCTGACCGGCAGCGCCTCGGTGGAGCTTCTGCCCGTCGGCCCCGCGCACGACGAGCTGTTCTACCTCGCCAGCACGCTGAACGACCTGATCACGCAGCTGCGAGCGTCGGCCGACCGCGAGAAACAGCTCGTCTCGGATGCCAGCCACGAACTCCGCACGCCGCTCGCCATTCTGCAGACCCAGCTGGAACTCGCCCACCTCAGCACGGGTGACGCCGACGCGCTGCTCGGCGAGATCGAGTCGGCCGAACGCACGGTGCAGCGGCTCTCCGCGCTCGCGGCGAGCCTGCTCGAACTCACCCGGATCGAGGGGATGACCGCCCAGGAGACGACGACGTTCGACGATCTCGCCGAAGAACTCGCCGACGCGATCGACAGGGCCAGGCTGATCAGCATCGGCTCGGAGATCGTGGTGGACTACGAGGTGCTTCCGGATGGCACGGATGGCGGCGGCGAACGGGAGTCCGCTGCCGAGACTGTCACGGGGCCATCGCCGAGCGCTTCGCCCTGGCCGCCACCATCCCTTTCGCCGCCGACCGTGCCGCCAGCGACATCCACGCCCCCGGCCACACCCATGCCGCCGGCGGGGCGGTCGCGAAACGAGGTCTTCGACCTCTCCGGCCGGAGCTTCGGCCGGGTCGCGGACAACCTGCTCGGCAACGCCATCGTCGCTGTGAACGAGGCGGCAGGCCCGGGAACCGGATCCGTGCGGGCCACCCTCGCCCGCACCGCCGACGGCATCCGCCTCGAGATCAGCGACACGGGCCCCGGGATGTCGCCCGACTTCATTCCGCTGGCCTTCGACCGGTTCGCGCGCGAAGACGAGTCGAGGGGCGGAACCCGGCCGGGGTCCCGGGGGGCAGGCCTCGGACTCTCGATCGTGCTCGCCCTCGTCGCCTCGGCAGGCGGCACTGTTACGATGACGAACCGGCGACCACGAGGGCTGAGTGCCGTCGTCACCCTGCCCGCGTCGCGCGATCCCGCTCACCCGCCGGCGCCCGCAGCCGCCCCTTCCCCGCCCCCGCCCCCGCCCAGTCAGGACCAGAACGCGTGACCTTCGAATCGGCCCTGGCCGCAGTCCCCGGTGTGACGAACGCGCTCGGTGCGCTCACCGGAGTGAACCCGATCGACCCCAACACGGTCATCCAGAACACCGGGCCCTGGGCGCTCGTGGTGGTCTGCGCGATCATCTTCGCCGAGACCGGGTTGCTGATCGGTTTCGTGCTGCCGGGCGACACCCTGCTGTTCTTCACCGGGCTGCTGACTTTCACCGGCGTGATTCCCGTGCCGATCTGGCTCGTGGTAATCGTGATCTCGATCGCGGCCGTGCTCGGCGACCAACTCGGGTACCTGATCGGCTATCGAACGGGACCGCGCATCTTCGAGCGCAAGAGCTCCGGCATCTTCAGCACGAAGAGCGTCGAACGCACCCAGGCGTTCTTCACGAAGTACGGCGGGGTCGCCGTCATCCTCGCCCGCTTCATCGCAGTGGTGCGCACGTTCGCGCCCGTCGCAGCGGGTGTGGGCCGGATGCACTACCGGAAGTTCCTCCTCTACAACGCGATCGGCGGGGTGGGCTGGACCCTGCTGATCGTGCTGCTCGGTTACTTCCTCGGGCACATCCCCGGGGTCGCCGACGTCGTCACCCGGTACATCGACGTCGTTATCGGCGGAATCCTCGTGATCACGCTGGTCTCCGTGCTTGTCTCTGTGCTCCGCGCCCGCAGGGCGAACCGGGCGGAGAGCTGACACGATCTAAGCTCGTTCCATGGCCTCTTCTCCCTTCACTGTCTCCCAGGAACGCAAGATCGTCACCGAGCTCCCCGGCCCGAAGTCGAAAGAGCTGCACGCCCGCCGTCTGAAGACGGTCTCGCGCGGTGCGGGCACGCTCGCCGACATCTACATGGACCACGGATCGGGCGCCATCCTGGTCGACGTCGACGGCAACCAGATCATCGACCTGGGCTGCGGGATCGGCGTCACCACCATCGGCCACGCGCACCCGGCCATAGCCGCTGCTGCCGCCGCCCAGGCCAACAAGCTGACGCACACGCTGTTCACCGTGACGCCCTACGAGAACTACCTGCTGGTCGCCGAGAAGCTCGCCGAGATCACTCCCGGCGACTTCGAGAAGCGGTCGATCCTCGTGAACTCGGGAGCGGAGGCCGTCGAGAACGCGGTGAAGATCGCCCGCAAGTACACCGGTCGCCGGGCGATCGCCGCCCTCGACCACGCCTTCCACGGCCGCACCAACCTCACAATGGCGATGACCTACCGGCCGTGGCCGGAGCGTGCGGGGATGGGGCCGTTCCCCGGTGAGATCTACAGCGTTCCGACGAGCTACCCGTTCCGCGACCCTCAGGGCATGACGGGCGTCGAGGCGGCGGAGCGCACGATCGACTACATCAACACGCACATCGGGGCCACCGAACTGGCGGCGCTCTTCGTCGAGCCGATCCAGGGCGACGGGGGCATCGTCATCCCGGCCGAGGGCTTCTTCGAGACGCTCAGTGCCTTCTGCACCGAGAACGGCA
Above is a genomic segment from Subtercola boreus containing:
- a CDS encoding heavy metal translocating P-type ATPase gives rise to the protein MTIPGAHEHAGHDDHVSPAGHDHDQMDHASHDAHAGHGGHDHMGHGGHAGHGDHAAQFRTKFWITLVLALPTVFFSSMFSQLLGYSVPDFPGATLISPVLGTVIFVYGGAPFLTGGLSELRSRRPGMMLLIAMAITVAFVASWITTLRISSFDLDFWWELALLVVIMLLGHWVEMRALGAASGALDALAALLPDTAERVTGESAATAAGAATATATATATATATATATEEVPIGDLATGDVVLVRSGARIPADGTVVDGTAAVDESMITGESKAVRRTTGDRVVAGTVATDSALRVRVTAIGDDTALAGIRRLVADAQNSSSRAQALADRAAALLFYYAAAAGIVTFVVWAFVGNLDDAVTRTVTVLVIACPHALGLAIPLVIAISTERAARAGVLVKNRLALERMRTIDVVLFDKTGTLTLGQPTVTDVAVAAPASASAGALPTAPQAPTPDAAHSAPAGAGLTRETLLALAAAVEADSEHPFARAIVRAAATPAAVETPKIAGIGAADRQLSGFGSGDSAAYRASDFRSLTGRGVQASVDGETVSVGGPALLRAERTQLPEGLARETAAWAERGATVLHVLRGGQVLGTFALEDGIRPESRQAVDALHARGVTVAMITGDSHTVANAVAEELGIDEVFSEVLPEDKDGKVAELQARGLRVAMVGDGVNDAPALARADVGIAIGGGTDVAIESAGVVLVSSDPRAVLSVIELSKASYRKMIQNLVWGAGYNLLSVPLAAGVLAPIGFVLSPAVGAILMSASTIIVAANAQLLRRIDLDPARLAGARD
- a CDS encoding response regulator transcription factor, producing MRLLIVEDEDEMGRLLVKGLVAEGYEVDRVANGVDGLISVSTETYSAAIVDVMLPGMSGFEFCRHMREQSSSVPILLLTARDDVDDRVKGLDAGADDYLTKPFAFVELTARIRALLRRESVGPQLSLTVGSLVVDSHNRKAIVGNATLSLSPKEFDLLRLLAGRPGVTMSRTEILDEVWGRTEHIDANVVDQYVSYLRRKLDPLGSDVSIATRRGVGYGLEVAE
- a CDS encoding aminotransferase class III-fold pyridoxal phosphate-dependent enzyme, with the translated sequence MASSPFTVSQERKIVTELPGPKSKELHARRLKTVSRGAGTLADIYMDHGSGAILVDVDGNQIIDLGCGIGVTTIGHAHPAIAAAAAAQANKLTHTLFTVTPYENYLLVAEKLAEITPGDFEKRSILVNSGAEAVENAVKIARKYTGRRAIAALDHAFHGRTNLTMAMTYRPWPERAGMGPFPGEIYSVPTSYPFRDPQGMTGVEAAERTIDYINTHIGATELAALFVEPIQGDGGIVIPAEGFFETLSAFCTENGIVFVSDEIQAGIARSGAWYAIEHHNVVPDLVTSAKGIAGGFPLAAVTGRAEIMDAVQPGGIGGTFGGNPVSTAAALAVFDLIESENLIEEAKRVERAFFARIGDWAERFSVVGEVRGKGAMFGVELVHPGTRKPNPEALSAVITHATTNGVIVLDAGSWDSVLRFLPSVVISEALIDDAATVIEQALQALEP
- a CDS encoding sensor histidine kinase, whose protein sequence is MRLARRLSIRVRLTVGTLVIAGVFFAGTAVVVHRQVDSILRSSSVMLLEGDLAQYQQEIADGRSSNLDTPAQGQLVAVIDPVGRVMQSSLPAELEPQLSALAAAGTAVQDVRTPAARYLVLARQVSSSDGVWSVVTARNEAASSLSLDNLTRALAWGLVILTLLFGVGSWLLASAALRPVSAMRRTAERLTGSASVELLPVGPAHDELFYLASTLNDLITQLRASADREKQLVSDASHELRTPLAILQTQLELAHLSTGDADALLGEIESAERTVQRLSALAASLLELTRIEGMTAQETTTFDDLAEELADAIDRARLISIGSEIVVDYEVLPDGTDGGGERESAAETVTGPSPSASPWPPPSLSPPTVPPATSTPPATPMPPAGRSRNEVFDLSGRSFGRVADNLLGNAIVAVNEAAGPGTGSVRATLARTADGIRLEISDTGPGMSPDFIPLAFDRFAREDESRGGTRPGSRGAGLGLSIVLALVASAGGTVTMTNRRPRGLSAVVTLPASRDPAHPPAPAAAPSPPPPPPSQDQNA
- a CDS encoding DedA family protein, which produces MTFESALAAVPGVTNALGALTGVNPIDPNTVIQNTGPWALVVVCAIIFAETGLLIGFVLPGDTLLFFTGLLTFTGVIPVPIWLVVIVISIAAVLGDQLGYLIGYRTGPRIFERKSSGIFSTKSVERTQAFFTKYGGVAVILARFIAVVRTFAPVAAGVGRMHYRKFLLYNAIGGVGWTLLIVLLGYFLGHIPGVADVVTRYIDVVIGGILVITLVSVLVSVLRARRANRAES